Genomic segment of Nodosilinea sp. FACHB-141:
CCGAATGGCAGCGGTCTTCGGACCCTCTAGCAACAGCGCAGCGGTTGCTTGATTGCCTAGAGCAGCCGCTGGCCCTAGCCCGACCTGACCAAACCCAGAGCGGCGGCGATGGCCACTACTGCTTTTATGACCTACCGGCCGGTTCCTATACGCTTACGGCCACCTATATCCTGCCCCACCGTGGCCAAGGGGTGACCTCTGCTCAGGTAGAGGTTTGCCCTAGCGATCGCCGACTCAGCTTTGCGGCCGTGGATCTGGCTATTAGCCTAGTGCCCGGAGCTTGCCCGCTGACGGTGGTGGGCGATTGCTCACCCTCACGGTTCATGGAAGGTCCAGAACAGTTTTGGCATGTCCCAGCCCACCCTAAGGTTGAAACTCTGTCTCATTGAGCAGAGCCAGAGCGGTGCGCCACACCATGTAGCCATCCTGGTTGAGGTGCAACCCGTCGGTGGTGAGGTCGGCTCGCAGATAGCCGTCGCCATTGACAAACAGCGGATACAAATCTAAAAACTCAGCCCCTGTCTCGGCGGCTACAGCCTTCAGCTGAGCATTCACCGCACGAATTAGATCGGGGGAGACGGCCACCAGGCGATCGCGCCCTTCCCAGGTGGCCATCTCGCCACCGTGGGGCAAAATTGACTGCACCACCACTCGCGTTTGGGGATGCGTCTGGTGCAGGTAGTCCACCATTTTGCGGACGTTGTACACCAGGTCGGCCTCAGAGCCACCCCAGATCAAGTCGTTGATGCCCACCATGATGAACACTGCTTCGGGAGAGGTGCTGTCGAGCAAGTAGAGGCGATCGCGCAGGCCAGTCGATTTTTCCCCTGAGATGGCTTGATTTATCCAGGTTCTACGTCCCGGCAGCATGTTGGCCGGAAACCACAGCGTTAGGGAATCGCCCAGCAAAACCGTCTGACTTGGCGCATCAATGGCTACCGCAGCCTCAGCCTCGGCTGCCAGCAGCGCCACCCACTGCTCGTAATCGAGGCTGTGGCGCTTTCCCAACTCAGGCTCAAAGGGGGCAACCGGTTGCGGGTCAGCCGCAAAGGCGTTGGCCTGGGGCAGCACCGCATCCCCCGCTTGACTCAGCTGTCGCAGCATCGCCATCGCCGTGATAAACAGCAGCCCATTCAACACCAGCGACAGCAGCGCCCAAGGGGGGACCCGCTGAAGCCGATGTAGCGCCGAGCGAAACTGAAGATAGGGTGGAAGCGGTAAAGCCACAGCGATATACCTACAAACCTGGAGCTAGAGAACCAGCCCCGCCAATGGGTCAAATTGTAGATAGATTTTCCCCCACAAACCACTATTGTGGCGAGGTTTTTTGTGTGCTTTGGAGGATAGTAAAACGCGGGCTACACGTTGAACCGAAATAGCATCACATCGCCTTCCTGCACCACATACTCTTTGCCCTCGCTGCGGACCTGCCCTTTATCTTTGGCCGTAGCCATTGACCCTGCGGCCACCAGGTCCTTGTAGGCCACCGTCTCGGCGCGAATAAAGCCCCGCTCAAAGTCGGTATGAATAACGCCAGCCGCCTGGGGGGCAACCATGCCCGCCTTGATTGTCCAGGCGCGGGTTTCCTTCGGGCCAGTGGTGAAATAGGTGCGTAGCCCCAGCAGTTCGTAGGTAGCGCGAATCAGCGTCTTGAGGCCGCCTTCTTCGACGCCGAGGGCCTCGAGAAAGTCCTTGCGCTCCTCGTCATTCAAATCCACCAGTTCTGACTCCACTTGAGCCGAAATCACGACCACCTGAGCATTTTCTGCTGCCGCCACCGCCCGCACTTGCTCCACCCAGGCATTGCCGCTGGCCAGATTCTCTTCAGAGACGTTGGTGGCGTAGATGACGGGCTTGCGGGTGAGCAGTCCCAGGGGTTTGATGATCGCCTCGGCTTCAGCGTCGAGTTCCACCTGGCGGGCAGGTTTGCCCTCGTTGAGCACCGGCAATATTTTTTCGAGAATGGCCAGCTCGGCCTGGGCCTCCTTGTCAGCGCGGGCCAGCTTGCGCACCCGATCGACTCGGCGTTCGAGCTGGGCTAAATCAGACAGGGCCAACTCGAGGTTAATCACCTCAATGTCACGCACCGGGTCAACCGAGCCGGAGACATGAATGATGTCGTCGTCCTCAAAGCAGCGCACCACGTGGACGATCGCATCCACCTCGCGAATATTGGCCAAAAACTGGTTGCCCAGTCCTTCGCCCTGGCTGGCCCCCTGCACCAAGCCCGCAATATCGACAAACTCAACCCGAGCCGGCACCGTCTCCACTGAGCTAGAGATGTCGGCTAGCACCCGCAGCCGGGCGTCGGGCACCGCCACAATGCCCACGTTTGGTTCGATAGTGCAAAAGGGAAAGTTTGCGGCCTGGGCCTTGGCGTTGGCCACCACGGCGTTAAACAGGGTAGATTTGCCAACGTTGGGCAGGCCAACAATGCCAGCTCGTAACATGGGGTTAACTCTAGATTCGGGGCAACGGGGAAGGGTAAAAGGCCTTAGTTTTAGGGTCAAGGCCGATCTGAGATCTCAAACCCTGCACCTGATATCTTGCACCTTAAACCCCTACCTAGCATAAGAGAGGATGGGGCCATTGCGGAGGTGTTGCTATACCCTTAAGGCAAACCAAACCAACGACCGCAAAAGGGTGAGCTATGGCTGGAGTGACAGGGACAGGGCAGTGGATGCGGCCCGTTCTAGTGGCAGGGCTAGTGGCGCTGGGGCTAGCGGGGTGCGACACCCTGGGTCTGTCGCGATCGCCCGAGGGCACCGGCGAGATGAGCAACCAGTATGTTGACAACGGGTTTCGCGGCGATATGCTGGTGAGCCGCATGAAGCCTGTGCAGCTCCGGCTGCAACCCGGCTGGAGCGCCGCCCCTACCGGCACTCTGCACAACAACGCCGACCTTGAGGCCTACAACCTCGACGAAAACATGTTTTTGGTCGTGCTCGGTGAAAATCGCGAGGCGGTGGCCCGCGGCAATATCGAGGATCAGGCCAACGTTTATTTGCAAATTCTCAAGGGCGGCTTTAGTCAGGTGCTTGCCAACCAGGCCCGCACCGGCGTCGAGCGGATCAGCAGCTTTCCGGCGGTGCAGTACGAGGTGCGGGGCAATGTGTCTGAGCAGGCCGTGGCCTACCTGCACACCACCATTGAAATGGGCGAAGACTATTATCAGGTGGTGGTGTGGACCCCCGACGATCTCCGCACGGCCAATGCCGAAGCCATGCGGGCCGTAGTAGAGGAATTTCGCGCTTCTCAGCTTTAAGCGCCGCCATTCTGTGGCCTAATAGAGTCTGTGGCTTCGTGGCTATTACGCCTCGGCCTCAGCCCCTAGACCAAGGACATTGCCATGCTGCGCTGGCTTATTGCACCGTTTTCTACCCTAGCCGTTTTCCCCAAGGCCCTGACTGGCTTGAGCCGTGGCTTTGGCCTAGCCTGCGCGGCCCTGGTGCTGTGGCTGAGTCTGGGCGGGCAGCCCGCTGCCCTAGCCGGCCTCACCGACGACAATTACGACGGCAATATCTTTGCCCTCTACGCTGGTAACGGGTCGCTAGTGCCGCCTAAGGTCAGCCTGGAGCAATCGCTGCGCTACGGCAAGCCTGCCATTGTGGTGATCTATGTAGACGACAGCAGCGACTGTAAGAAATTTGCGTCGGTTATTTCCCAGCTTCAGGCTCCCTACGGTCGGGTGACCAACTTTGTGCCGATTATGGCCGATGCAATTCCCGTCAAAGACTCCTACGAGCCCAACGAGCCGGGCTACTACTTCAAGGATGCTGTTCCCCAAACTCTGGTGTTCAATGCCCAGGGAGAGCTGGTGTTTAACGAAGTTGGCATAGTCCCCTACGAGGCGATCGACGATGTCATGCGAGAGGTCTTTGACCTGCTGCCCCGCACCGAGTCGGAAGAGCTGCGCCGTCGTCCCATCAACGAGGTGAATTCGGAGCTGGTGCCAGAGCAGTAGGTTGCTCTAAAAGCAGATCTATTTGGAAAATGTCGGTTCAACGACGGCTGGAAAATTGGCAAAGTTGCGGCGTACCCAGTCCATGCCCACCTCGTTATTGAGCCTGATTTTTTGCGGCGCGTTGGGGTAAATCTTGCCCAAAATAGCTGCATCTTGATCGACCACCACTTGGCCAAAGTTGAGATAGGCGCGACCCATCAGGTTAAAGGCTGGGTGCTTGGCTTGGCCAAACAGCAGAATGTAGGTGCGGGTGCGGTTTTTGGCCTCGGGTACAAACAGGTGGCACTGGGCCACTCTACCCAAGGACGATTCGCCGTGAAAGGTTACCAGGGCGGGGAAGTGATTTTCCATGTGGGCACTGAGGGTGCTGGGCAGCAGAAACAGATCGGGGCGGCGCAGCTTTTCCATCAGCGAGTAGGGGGCGGTGGGCATGTCGTAGTAGGCGTGTGACTCATACCCTTGGTCCAAAAACTGGTGAAACTGCACTTCGGCAATGCGAAACAGGTCCCGGTGGGTGCCGTTTTGGTGGTTGTAGTCGTGCATATTGAGCAGCATGGAGAGCAGGTCGGTTTCGACCGAGCAGTCGGCGGTAGAGCCCATGAAGGTGTACTCGGCTGCGATCGCATTCAGCACCCCGGGAATTGGCACCTTGGGCTCGTAGCCCCCGTAGGACCAAACAAAATCGCCCTGGACAATTAGCTCTAGGGGCTCTAGCTGAGGCAGGGTTTGTTGCTTGGACCCCGGCAGCACTGTGCAACCCCGCTCGTCAAACCCTAGGGCGTGGAAGGGGCAAACGACTCGACTGCTGCCGTCACCCGCTGCTTCGCACCAGCCTTCTGACAGCATTGCCCCCATGTGCGGGCAGGCGTTGGGCAGGGCATGAACCTCGCCTGCGCCATCTCTCCACAGGACGTAATCATTACCGTAGAGGGAAATTTTGCGGGGCTGGTTAGTGGTCAACACAGACTTGTGCGCCACAAGCCAGGGCGCACCGGGAAGCATGGACTGCATAGAAGCCTCCAACAGATATAAAATTGTGAGAAGTTCGTCGTGTTTTAAAAATATGACAGATGAATCGCATTCGTCAAGCAATCTGCGTCGCCAGCCTAAGCAGCGGCGGGGCCAGCAGCGGGTCGAAAAAATTCTAGAAGCCGCCGCGCTGGTGTTTGACGAAGTGGGCTACGAGGCGGCCACTACTCACCAAATTGCCGAGCGAGCGGGCACGGCGATTGGGTCGCTGTACCAGTTTTTTCCCGATAAAGCGGCGATCTTTAACGCGATGGAACTACGTCACCTGGAACGGGTGCAGGCTATGTGGAGCCAAGCCAATGCCCAAGAATTTTGGCGACTGCCGCTGCAGGAAATGTTGACTCAGCTCACCACTGGCGTGGTGGCAATGTTTGAGCAGCCAGTGTCGCGGGTGATGTTTGTGCAGTTTTACACGGCGCGCGATCGCTTCCAAACTATC
This window contains:
- a CDS encoding GDSL-type esterase/lipase family protein → MALPLPPYLQFRSALHRLQRVPPWALLSLVLNGLLFITAMAMLRQLSQAGDAVLPQANAFAADPQPVAPFEPELGKRHSLDYEQWVALLAAEAEAAVAIDAPSQTVLLGDSLTLWFPANMLPGRRTWINQAISGEKSTGLRDRLYLLDSTSPEAVFIMVGINDLIWGGSEADLVYNVRKMVDYLHQTHPQTRVVVQSILPHGGEMATWEGRDRLVAVSPDLIRAVNAQLKAVAAETGAEFLDLYPLFVNGDGYLRADLTTDGLHLNQDGYMVWRTALALLNETEFQP
- the ychF gene encoding redox-regulated ATPase YchF is translated as MLRAGIVGLPNVGKSTLFNAVVANAKAQAANFPFCTIEPNVGIVAVPDARLRVLADISSSVETVPARVEFVDIAGLVQGASQGEGLGNQFLANIREVDAIVHVVRCFEDDDIIHVSGSVDPVRDIEVINLELALSDLAQLERRVDRVRKLARADKEAQAELAILEKILPVLNEGKPARQVELDAEAEAIIKPLGLLTRKPVIYATNVSEENLASGNAWVEQVRAVAAAENAQVVVISAQVESELVDLNDEERKDFLEALGVEEGGLKTLIRATYELLGLRTYFTTGPKETRAWTIKAGMVAPQAAGVIHTDFERGFIRAETVAYKDLVAAGSMATAKDKGQVRSEGKEYVVQEGDVMLFRFNV
- a CDS encoding thylakoid membrane photosystem I accumulation factor — protein: MLRWLIAPFSTLAVFPKALTGLSRGFGLACAALVLWLSLGGQPAALAGLTDDNYDGNIFALYAGNGSLVPPKVSLEQSLRYGKPAIVVIYVDDSSDCKKFASVISQLQAPYGRVTNFVPIMADAIPVKDSYEPNEPGYYFKDAVPQTLVFNAQGELVFNEVGIVPYEAIDDVMREVFDLLPRTESEELRRRPINEVNSELVPEQ
- a CDS encoding Rieske 2Fe-2S domain-containing protein, whose amino-acid sequence is MQSMLPGAPWLVAHKSVLTTNQPRKISLYGNDYVLWRDGAGEVHALPNACPHMGAMLSEGWCEAAGDGSSRVVCPFHALGFDERGCTVLPGSKQQTLPQLEPLELIVQGDFVWSYGGYEPKVPIPGVLNAIAAEYTFMGSTADCSVETDLLSMLLNMHDYNHQNGTHRDLFRIAEVQFHQFLDQGYESHAYYDMPTAPYSLMEKLRRPDLFLLPSTLSAHMENHFPALVTFHGESSLGRVAQCHLFVPEAKNRTRTYILLFGQAKHPAFNLMGRAYLNFGQVVVDQDAAILGKIYPNAPQKIRLNNEVGMDWVRRNFANFPAVVEPTFSK
- a CDS encoding TetR/AcrR family transcriptional regulator, giving the protein MTDESHSSSNLRRQPKQRRGQQRVEKILEAAALVFDEVGYEAATTHQIAERAGTAIGSLYQFFPDKAAIFNAMELRHLERVQAMWSQANAQEFWRLPLQEMLTQLTTGVVAMFEQPVSRVMFVQFYTARDRFQTIDDSLTQEAIAFLSTILHQRNPDLPTERRDLLAEVCVHSCNALILAALRQPDEDKRDRLVQQIPVLLAAYLAADVGDQIHGYVMNVMICSHCNSQELAKNGRRRGKQCYLCKNCGKQFVRPAAESL